From the Chthoniobacterales bacterium genome, one window contains:
- the dnaG gene encoding DNA primase, with protein sequence MGTIPTQTIEQIAAANDIVEVIGTYFPLKRAGSAFKALCPFHQEKTPSFTVSPQRQTFHCFGCGAGGSVFRFVMDYEHLDFPAAVRKLATRVGIPVIEERSAGGEDDRQQETRHALLQLHAEAAEWFYENLVKKKSGEPAREYLKGRGIDKRIAKDWQIGFAPESWDAFMSWALERGYQQRLLLESGLITRREEGDNKAYDRFRNRIMFPIHNDVGEVIAFSGRILDKEAEVAKYVNSPETPLFRKGSVLFGLHKAKRGLIEADCAIVCEGQLDLISLFEAGITNVVAPQGTAFTENQARILKRFVSEVVLCFDADAAGQKAAERSLDALLQNNLVVRVAEMPAGEDPDSLVRKGGREEFEKRIAAARDFFDAWIERETAATDLDSIGAKMQLANKLAETIARVQDPLMRGEVANKASARIGVPRSDFERLLARPNRERFSTDDASRPPVAPAPRHEIGMLCLLALRDGEAREFLQAQDWREMLSHTPDAEILGRILAADLRPDDPASLNAFMASLAPGEEALVSSWLLQKMPPNGLEVARGWWNGLRQAILRRQLQIAEGRMKLPRLTTGEAVALQKQILDLTEQLRDVAAFSSARVLDS encoded by the coding sequence ATGGGGACGATCCCGACACAGACCATCGAGCAGATCGCCGCCGCGAACGACATCGTGGAAGTGATTGGCACCTATTTTCCGCTGAAACGGGCGGGCTCCGCGTTCAAGGCGCTCTGTCCTTTTCACCAGGAAAAGACGCCCTCGTTCACGGTGAGCCCGCAGCGACAGACTTTTCACTGCTTTGGCTGTGGCGCGGGCGGGAGCGTTTTTCGTTTTGTGATGGATTACGAGCATCTCGATTTTCCCGCGGCGGTGCGGAAGCTGGCGACCCGGGTGGGAATTCCCGTCATCGAGGAACGAAGCGCCGGCGGTGAGGACGATCGCCAGCAGGAGACGCGGCACGCGTTACTCCAGCTCCACGCGGAAGCAGCCGAATGGTTTTACGAAAACCTGGTGAAGAAAAAATCCGGCGAACCAGCGCGCGAATATTTGAAAGGGCGGGGGATCGACAAGCGGATCGCGAAAGACTGGCAGATCGGGTTCGCACCCGAAAGCTGGGATGCCTTTATGAGCTGGGCGTTGGAGCGCGGTTATCAGCAGCGGTTGCTTCTGGAAAGCGGACTGATCACGCGCCGCGAGGAGGGCGACAACAAAGCTTACGACCGGTTCCGGAACCGGATCATGTTCCCGATCCACAACGATGTCGGCGAAGTGATCGCGTTCAGCGGCCGGATTTTGGACAAGGAAGCCGAGGTGGCGAAATACGTGAACTCGCCGGAAACGCCCCTTTTCCGCAAAGGCAGCGTCCTTTTCGGGCTGCACAAGGCGAAACGCGGCTTGATCGAGGCCGATTGCGCGATCGTCTGCGAAGGCCAGCTCGATCTCATTTCCCTGTTTGAAGCGGGGATTACCAATGTGGTCGCGCCGCAGGGGACAGCCTTCACCGAGAATCAGGCGCGAATTCTGAAGCGGTTCGTGAGCGAAGTCGTTCTCTGCTTCGATGCCGATGCGGCGGGTCAAAAAGCAGCCGAACGGTCACTCGACGCTCTGTTGCAAAATAACCTCGTGGTTCGCGTCGCGGAAATGCCAGCCGGTGAAGACCCCGATTCCCTGGTGCGAAAAGGTGGCCGGGAGGAATTCGAAAAACGGATCGCCGCAGCCCGCGATTTTTTCGACGCCTGGATCGAGCGCGAAACCGCTGCGACGGATTTGGATTCGATCGGCGCCAAAATGCAACTGGCCAACAAACTCGCCGAGACCATCGCGCGCGTGCAGGACCCGCTCATGCGTGGGGAGGTGGCCAACAAAGCCAGCGCCAGAATCGGAGTGCCCCGCTCCGATTTCGAAAGGCTGCTGGCCCGGCCAAATCGCGAACGGTTTTCGACGGATGACGCATCTCGCCCGCCGGTGGCGCCCGCACCGCGGCACGAGATCGGGATGCTTTGTCTCCTGGCTTTGCGTGATGGAGAGGCGCGGGAATTTCTCCAGGCCCAGGATTGGCGGGAGATGCTTTCCCACACGCCGGACGCGGAAATCCTCGGGCGCATTCTGGCGGCTGACCTCCGGCCGGATGATCCGGCCTCTTTGAACGCCTTCATGGCCAGTCTCGCGCCAGGCGAAGAGGCGCTGGTTTCTTCCTGGCTTCTGCAAAAAATGCCGCCGAACGGCCTGGAAGTCGCGAGGGGCTGGTGGAATGGCCTCCGCCAGGCAATCTTACGCCGGCAACTTCAGATCGCGGAAGGCCGGATGAAACTGCCTCGTTTGACCACAGGAGAAGCCGTCGCCTTGCAGAAACAAATTCTTGACCTTACGGAGCAACTCCGCGACGTTGCCGCGTTTTCGTCCGCCCGCGTGCTCGACAGCTGA
- a CDS encoding LysE family translocator, with translation MFGIHDFALFITTGILLNLTPGPDTLYILGRSIAHGRRAGVASALGISVGSIFHTGAAALGLSAVLATSAWAFTFVKLAGAAYLIFLGVRALFEKQHELSMPGHFRRRGAAAAFRQGIVTNILNPKVALFFLAFLPQFIEANAPSKTIAFVVLGLSFVMTGTIWCLILAWFASAFSGRLRESPAVTALLNRAVGSLFIFLGIRLAVAARR, from the coding sequence ATGTTTGGGATTCACGATTTCGCATTATTTATCACCACGGGGATCCTGCTGAATCTGACACCCGGGCCAGATACGCTTTACATTCTCGGGCGCAGCATCGCCCATGGGCGTCGGGCCGGGGTTGCTTCCGCGCTCGGGATTTCGGTCGGAAGTATCTTTCACACGGGCGCCGCGGCGCTGGGGCTGTCGGCGGTGCTGGCCACTTCGGCGTGGGCGTTCACGTTCGTGAAACTGGCCGGGGCGGCATATCTGATCTTCCTCGGGGTGCGCGCGCTGTTCGAAAAGCAGCACGAGCTTTCAATGCCCGGACATTTCAGAAGGCGCGGCGCCGCCGCGGCGTTTCGCCAGGGAATCGTGACCAACATCTTGAACCCGAAGGTCGCGCTGTTTTTCCTCGCGTTCCTGCCGCAATTCATCGAGGCAAATGCCCCGTCGAAAACAATCGCGTTTGTTGTTCTCGGGCTCAGCTTCGTCATGACCGGAACGATCTGGTGCCTGATCCTGGCGTGGTTCGCGAGCGCGTTCAGTGGGCGTTTGCGGGAAAGTCCGGCGGTGACGGCGTTGCTCAATCGGGCGGTGGGATCGCTGTTTATTTTTCTTGGGATTCGGCTGGCGGTGGCGGCGAGAAGGTAG
- the thiS gene encoding sulfur carrier protein ThiS, translated as MKVWINGEPAETNGATNVAELAARYGLQPNTVLIEHNAVALHQREWSTRPLGEGDRIEFIRVVAGG; from the coding sequence ATGAAAGTTTGGATCAACGGTGAACCGGCCGAGACAAATGGCGCGACGAATGTGGCCGAGCTCGCCGCGCGTTATGGTCTTCAGCCCAACACCGTCCTGATCGAGCACAACGCCGTTGCGCTCCATCAGCGCGAATGGTCGACGCGTCCGCTTGGGGAAGGCGATCGGATCGAGTTCATCCGCGTCGTCGCCGGCGGCTAG
- the thiH gene encoding 2-iminoacetate synthase ThiH, with protein MAFAQILDNLPLQKSPLLRRFQDLISPKSDEELESLAQQSHRLSLKNFGRTMRLFAPLYLSNECINNCRYCGFSRDNPILRVTLDLEQVVAEGRHLAREGFRQILVVAGEHPKFVSQDYLAGCVRALSPDFSSISIEVGPMETADYVPIVQAGAEGLVVYQETYDRKTYAEMHTSGPKRDFNWRLDCAERGYAAGFRRLGIGALFGLCRWQEEALSLAAHVEYLLKHCWQAQITVSLPRLRPAAGEFHPPFSMTDRELAQLICAFRITFPEVGIVLSTRERAALRDALAPLGVTMMSAGSHTEPGGYTGQGAEGLHRTVRGRIVAPEFQNGEDKLATGQFEISDERPPAEVADVLRRRGFEPVWKDWDAGLMVT; from the coding sequence ATGGCGTTCGCCCAGATTTTGGACAACCTGCCGCTGCAGAAATCGCCGCTTCTGCGGCGGTTCCAGGATTTGATTTCACCGAAGTCGGACGAAGAACTCGAATCGCTGGCACAGCAATCCCATCGCCTGAGCTTGAAGAATTTCGGACGCACCATGCGTCTCTTCGCTCCGCTTTATCTTTCGAACGAATGCATCAATAACTGCCGCTATTGCGGGTTTTCCCGGGACAACCCCATCCTCCGTGTGACCCTCGACCTCGAGCAAGTGGTGGCGGAGGGGCGGCACCTCGCCCGCGAAGGGTTTCGCCAGATTCTGGTCGTGGCGGGAGAACACCCGAAATTTGTCAGCCAGGATTATCTGGCTGGCTGCGTTCGGGCACTCTCCCCGGATTTTTCCTCCATCTCAATCGAAGTCGGCCCCATGGAAACAGCGGATTACGTCCCAATCGTGCAGGCCGGCGCCGAAGGTCTCGTGGTTTATCAGGAAACCTACGACCGGAAAACGTACGCCGAGATGCATACGTCCGGTCCCAAGCGGGATTTCAACTGGCGCCTCGATTGCGCGGAGCGGGGTTATGCGGCGGGATTTCGGCGGTTGGGAATCGGAGCCCTGTTCGGATTGTGTCGCTGGCAGGAGGAGGCGCTGAGCCTGGCGGCGCATGTCGAGTATTTGCTGAAACATTGCTGGCAGGCGCAGATCACGGTCAGCCTTCCGCGCCTGCGGCCGGCCGCGGGCGAATTTCATCCGCCGTTTTCGATGACGGACCGTGAATTGGCGCAATTGATCTGCGCCTTTCGCATTACCTTTCCGGAAGTGGGTATTGTCCTCAGCACGCGGGAGCGGGCCGCCCTGCGCGATGCTCTTGCACCGCTCGGTGTCACCATGATGAGTGCCGGCAGCCATACCGAGCCGGGCGGATATACCGGTCAGGGCGCGGAGGGCCTGCATCGAACAGTCCGGGGACGAATTGTGGCGCCGGAGTTCCAAAACGGCGAGGACAAGCTGGCGACGGGCCAATTCGAGATCAGTGACGAACGCCCACCGGCGGAGGTGGCCGACGTTCTGCGCCGGCGGGGGTTCGAACCGGTCTGGAAGGACTGGGATGCCGGGCTGATGGTGACATGA